The sequence TTATGCAAATGGATATCGGCTTAGACACCGGTGATATGCTGCATAAAGTCACAACACCAATTGAGCCAAATGAAACCTCAGCCTCTCTTTACACTAAACTGGCAGAACTTGCCCCACCTGCATTGTTGGAGGTATTAAACGGTTTAGAAAATCAAACCTTCAAAGCAGAAAAGCAAGATGAAATCCAATCTAATTATGCAGAAAAATTATCCAAAGAAGAGGCAAAATTGGACTGGAATCTCTCAGCTGCACAACTCGAACGCAATATACGTGCTTTTAATCCGTGGCCGATGAGCTTTTTAACTCTAGAGGTTGAAGGTGTTGAGCAAAGCATTAAAATCCATCAAGCGACTGTATTACCGCATCAAAACAAAGCAGCAGGCTCTGTGGTGAATGTGAATAAAAACGGTATTCAAATTGCTACTCAAGAGGGCGTGTTAAACATTACCCAACTTCAGCCGGCAGGTAAAAAGCCGATGTCGGTACAAGATTTCCTAAACGGGCGAACTGATTGGTTTAGCGTTGGGAAACAGTTATAAAAATCAAACAATAAATATAGAAAAATATGCAAACACAACGCTCTCTTCACATTGAAAATGCTG comes from Mannheimia granulomatis and encodes:
- the fmt gene encoding methionyl-tRNA formyltransferase — translated: MSKLNIIFAGTPDFAAQHLQALLDSEHNVIAVYTQPDKPAGRGKKLQASPVKQLAETHNIPVFQPKSLRNAEAQAELKALNADVMVVVAYGLILPEAVLNAPKYGCLNVHGSLLPRWRGAAPIQRSIWAGDNETGVTIMQMDIGLDTGDMLHKVTTPIEPNETSASLYTKLAELAPPALLEVLNGLENQTFKAEKQDEIQSNYAEKLSKEEAKLDWNLSAAQLERNIRAFNPWPMSFLTLEVEGVEQSIKIHQATVLPHQNKAAGSVVNVNKNGIQIATQEGVLNITQLQPAGKKPMSVQDFLNGRTDWFSVGKQL